In Onthophagus taurus isolate NC chromosome 6, IU_Otau_3.0, whole genome shotgun sequence, a genomic segment contains:
- the LOC111413230 gene encoding nucleolar and coiled-body phosphoprotein 1 isoform X2, protein MADNANVFASALVFDFLKKKDQVLANSYQKKTKSPNLLKGSPLLNDIVSYYISNNPNAKKLRLEESSEESSSSDEAPAKKQQKPIVNGKAKAPATTKKAKSSTEDSSSVDEKPKNQKIAAIAASLGAKPAQNKAVKKQESSDDSSSEEEPPKKKPVEQPKKKKESSSSEEDSSDDKSKKVVAPPKKAPIKKKESSSDDSDSEEETVKVPPKITAKTPPSKTVTKKKESSSDDSSEEEETKPPAKTITTVKAPVQKNPDSSSEDSSSEEDSKTTAVKKPVVQQKQPAKKDDSEDSSSEEEEPVKKPIKQAPKPTPQKKQESSDSESDSDEDEPAKKKPALVKPAAKATPIAKAKKESSSDDSSSEEEVTKKTPAKPVVAQKKKEEEDSSDDSSEEDEKPKAPSKPVPTIKANAKITKKEESSSSEEDDSDEEETKVVKKSAPSTPAPKKVAANKESSSEESDDDEDEKPKEVKKRKADDEQDTTESIPLVKKQKNMSFTNGNQRVNTPFRRVQEEKVFVDPRLHDNSFDAKRNSRGSWGEQANYDLKQTRGKSFRHEKTKKKRGSYRGGTIDVSVNSIKFED, encoded by the exons ATGGCTGACAACGCAAACGTTTTTGCCTCCGCTCTCGTTTtcgactttttaaaaaagaaggaCCAAGTTCTGGCGAATTCCTACCAGAAGAAAACAAAGTCC cCGAATTTATTGAAAGGCTCCCCGTTATTAAACGACATAGTATCttattatatttcaaataatcCAAATGCTAAAAAGTTAAGATTAGAAGAGAGTAGCGAGGAAAGTAGTAGTAGCGATGAAGCCCCAGCTAAGAAACAACAGAAACCTATAGTAAATGGAAAAGCAAAAGCACCAGCAACAACTAAAAAAGCGAAAAGCAGTACGGAAGATTCAAGTTCTGTGGATGAAAAGcccaaaaatcaaaaaattgctGCAATTGCTGCGTCTTTAGGTGCAAAACCAGCCCAAAATAAAGCGGTTAAAAAACAAGAAAGCTCAGATGACTCGTCAAGCGAAGAAGAACCTCCTAAAAAGAAACCTGTAGAGCaacctaaaaagaaaaaggaatcTTCAAGTTCTGAAGAGGATTCTTCAGatgataaaagtaaaaaagttgttgcaCCTCCAAAGAAAGCTCcgattaagaaaaaagaatcATCATCGGATGATTCCGACAGTGAAGAAGAAACTGTTAAGGTTCCTCCTAAAATAACAGCTAAAACGCCTCCTAGTAAAACagtaacaaagaaaaaagaaagttcttcTGATGACTCatcagaagaagaagaaactaAGCCTCCAGCTAAAACAATTACTACAGTTAAAGCACCCGTGCAAAAGAATCCTGACTCTTCATCAGAAGATTCATCTTCAGAAGAAGACAGTAAAACAACCGCCGTAAAAAAACCTGTAGTACAACAAAAACAACCAGCAAAAAAAGATGACTCGGAAGATTCAAGCTctgaagaagaagaaccaGTCAAAAAACCAATTAAACAAGCACCTAAACCAACACCACAAAAGAAACAAGAATCATCAGACTCTGAATCTGATAGTGATGAAGATGAACCGGCTAAGAAAAAACCTGCCTTAGTCAAACCAGCTGCTAAAGCTACACCCATAGCTAAAGCTAAAAAAGAAAGCAGTAGCGATGATAGTTCATCTGAAGAAGAAGTTACTAAAAAAACTCCTGCAAAACCTGTTGTAgcacaaaaaaagaaagaagaagaagacagCTCTGATGATAGCAGTGAGGAAGATGAAAAACCTAAAGCACCATCGAAACCTGTACCTACAATAAAAGCAAACgctaaaattactaaaaaagaAGAATCTTCATCCTCTGAGGAAGATGATAGCGATGAAGAAGAAACTAAAGTAGTTAAAAAATCTGCTCCATCCACACCAGCACCTAAAaag gttGCTGCTAATAAAGAATCATCTTCTGAAGAATCAGATGATGATGAAGACGAGAAACCGAAGGAAGTGAAGAAACGTAAAGCTGATGATGAGCAAGATACGACAGAATCGATACCTTTGGtgaaaaaacagaaaaatatgAGTTTTACAAATGGAAATCAG AGAGTAAACACTCCATTCCGACGCGTACAAGAAGAAAAGGTTTTCGTCGACCCAAGGCTCCACGACAATTCATTTGATGCAAAG agAAATTCACGAGGATCTTGGGGTGAACAAGCCAACTACGATCTCAAACAAACAAGGGGGAAATCTTTTAGGCACGAGAAGACGAAAAAGAAGCGCGGCTCTTACAGAGGGGGTACAATTGATGTTTCcgttaattcaattaaatttgaagattAA
- the LOC111413230 gene encoding nucleolar protein dao-5 isoform X1 has protein sequence MADNANVFASALVFDFLKKKDQVLANSYQKKTKSPNLLKGSPLLNDIVSYYISNNPNAKKLRLEESSEESSSSDEAPAKKQQKPIVNGKAKAPATTKKAKSSTEDSSSVDEKPKNQKIAAIAASLGAKPAQNKAVKKQESSDDSSSEEEPPKKKPVEQPKKKKESSSSEEDSSDDKSKKVVAPPKKAPIKKKESSSDDSDSEEETVKVPPKITAKTPPSKTVTKKKESSSDDSSEEEETKPPAKTITTVKAPVQKNPDSSSEDSSSEEDSKTTAVKKPVVQQKQPAKKDDSEDSSSEEEEPVKKPIKQAPKPTPQKKQESSDSESDSDEDEPAKKKPALVKPAAKATPIAKAKKESSSDDSSSEEEVTKKTPAKPVVAQKKKEEEDSSDDSSEEDEKPKAPSKPVPTIKANAKITKKEESSSSEEDDSDEEETKVVKKSAPSTPAPKKVAANKESSSEESDDDEDEKPKEVKKRKADDEQDTTESIPLVKKQKNMSFTNGNQMDESETTEGEFSSNSRYSRGGFNRSFDGERGGGRGRGGFRGRGGRGGGDFRGGRGGGDFRGGRGGRGGGGFRNSFDGEGGGRGGFRKSFDGDRGGGRGGFRKSFDGEGRGGFRKSFDGGDRGGRGGFRKSFDGGRGGGGRGGGRGGFGSNSQSTGAPQNKKITFDD, from the exons ATGGCTGACAACGCAAACGTTTTTGCCTCCGCTCTCGTTTtcgactttttaaaaaagaaggaCCAAGTTCTGGCGAATTCCTACCAGAAGAAAACAAAGTCC cCGAATTTATTGAAAGGCTCCCCGTTATTAAACGACATAGTATCttattatatttcaaataatcCAAATGCTAAAAAGTTAAGATTAGAAGAGAGTAGCGAGGAAAGTAGTAGTAGCGATGAAGCCCCAGCTAAGAAACAACAGAAACCTATAGTAAATGGAAAAGCAAAAGCACCAGCAACAACTAAAAAAGCGAAAAGCAGTACGGAAGATTCAAGTTCTGTGGATGAAAAGcccaaaaatcaaaaaattgctGCAATTGCTGCGTCTTTAGGTGCAAAACCAGCCCAAAATAAAGCGGTTAAAAAACAAGAAAGCTCAGATGACTCGTCAAGCGAAGAAGAACCTCCTAAAAAGAAACCTGTAGAGCaacctaaaaagaaaaaggaatcTTCAAGTTCTGAAGAGGATTCTTCAGatgataaaagtaaaaaagttgttgcaCCTCCAAAGAAAGCTCcgattaagaaaaaagaatcATCATCGGATGATTCCGACAGTGAAGAAGAAACTGTTAAGGTTCCTCCTAAAATAACAGCTAAAACGCCTCCTAGTAAAACagtaacaaagaaaaaagaaagttcttcTGATGACTCatcagaagaagaagaaactaAGCCTCCAGCTAAAACAATTACTACAGTTAAAGCACCCGTGCAAAAGAATCCTGACTCTTCATCAGAAGATTCATCTTCAGAAGAAGACAGTAAAACAACCGCCGTAAAAAAACCTGTAGTACAACAAAAACAACCAGCAAAAAAAGATGACTCGGAAGATTCAAGCTctgaagaagaagaaccaGTCAAAAAACCAATTAAACAAGCACCTAAACCAACACCACAAAAGAAACAAGAATCATCAGACTCTGAATCTGATAGTGATGAAGATGAACCGGCTAAGAAAAAACCTGCCTTAGTCAAACCAGCTGCTAAAGCTACACCCATAGCTAAAGCTAAAAAAGAAAGCAGTAGCGATGATAGTTCATCTGAAGAAGAAGTTACTAAAAAAACTCCTGCAAAACCTGTTGTAgcacaaaaaaagaaagaagaagaagacagCTCTGATGATAGCAGTGAGGAAGATGAAAAACCTAAAGCACCATCGAAACCTGTACCTACAATAAAAGCAAACgctaaaattactaaaaaagaAGAATCTTCATCCTCTGAGGAAGATGATAGCGATGAAGAAGAAACTAAAGTAGTTAAAAAATCTGCTCCATCCACACCAGCACCTAAAaag gttGCTGCTAATAAAGAATCATCTTCTGAAGAATCAGATGATGATGAAGACGAGAAACCGAAGGAAGTGAAGAAACGTAAAGCTGATGATGAGCAAGATACGACAGAATCGATACCTTTGGtgaaaaaacagaaaaatatgAGTTTTACAAATGGAAATCAG ATGGATGAAAGCGAAACCACCGAAGGCGAGTTTAGTTCGAATAGCCGCTACAGTCGAGGAGGTTTTAATAGATCTTTCGATGGCGAAAGAGGCGGCGGTCGCGGAAGAGGTGGTTTTAGAGGAAGGGGTGGACGCGGTGGTGGCGATTTTAGGGGTGGTCGTGGAGGTGGCGATTTCAGAGGAGGTCGTGGAGGGCGCGGTGGGGGAGGGTTCAGGAACTCATTTGATGGTGAAGGTGGCGGCCGGGGAGGGTTTAGAAAATCTTTCGATGGCGATAGAGGAGGTGGAAGGGGTGGATTTAGAAAATCTTTCGATGGGGAAGGTCGCGGAGGGTTTAGAAAATCGTTTGACGGTGGCGATAGAGGCGGAAGGGGTGGGTTCAGAAAGTCATTCGATGGGGGCCGAGGGGGCGGCGGACGGGGGGGAGGTCGTGGCGGTTTCGGTTCAAATTCACAAAGCACAGGGGCACCACAAAATAAGAAGATCACCTTCGACGATTAG